The region TAGATGGAGTGAGGCTGCCGGTCAGGCAGGCGAACAGAAGCGGAAGGGGTGGCTGTGAGCGATCGCATCGCCGTCGTCACGGGTGCAGGTTCAGGGATCGGCCGGGCGGTCACCGTGGCGATGCTCGACGCCGGATTCAAGGTCGCCCTGGCGGGTCGACGGGCGGATGCCCTCGAGCAGACCGCGGCAGGGCATCCGGATGCCCTGGTCGTGCCGACCGACATCACCATAGCGGCGGAGGTCGACGCGCTTTTCGAGCGGGTCGTGGCCGAGTGGGGCCGGGTGGACGTTCTGTTCAACAATGCCGGGGTGTTCGGCCCGGCCGCATCGGCCGCCGAGATCGACCCCGAGGAGTTCACGCGCACGATCGAGGTGAACGTGACGGGCGCCCTGCTGTGCGCAGGTGCGGCGATGCGCACGATGATCGCGCAGCAGCCCTCGGGCGGACGCATCATCAACAACGGCTCGATCTCGGCGCAGGTGCCCCGCCCGCAATCGGTGGCCTACGCGGTCAGCAAGCATGCGATCACGGGGCTGACCCGGTCGATCGACCTCGATGGCCGTCGCCACGGGATCAGCTGCGGCCAGATCGACATCGGCAACGCCGCCACGCAGATCATGTCGGAGATCGGCGTGGGCTCGGGCGCCCTGCAGGCAGACGGATCGCGCCTGGTCGAGCCGACCTTCGATGTGGCGGATGCCGCTCGGGCCGTGCTGTTCATGGCGCAGCTGCCCGCGGAGGCGAACATCACCTCGCTCACGGTGGCGGCTGCGGGCATGCCGTTCGGCGGCCGCGGCTGACCCTGCGCTGCGGTCCCGGATGCCCCGAGGGCCCGTCGGCATGGCCGACGGGCCCCGGGGTGCGCATGCGGTGATCGCCGGGCGCAGGATCAGCAGAAGCCGGCGATGCCGTCCCACGACCAGTGGTCG is a window of Microbacterium esteraromaticum DNA encoding:
- a CDS encoding SDR family oxidoreductase, coding for MAVSDRIAVVTGAGSGIGRAVTVAMLDAGFKVALAGRRADALEQTAAGHPDALVVPTDITIAAEVDALFERVVAEWGRVDVLFNNAGVFGPAASAAEIDPEEFTRTIEVNVTGALLCAGAAMRTMIAQQPSGGRIINNGSISAQVPRPQSVAYAVSKHAITGLTRSIDLDGRRHGISCGQIDIGNAATQIMSEIGVGSGALQADGSRLVEPTFDVADAARAVLFMAQLPAEANITSLTVAAAGMPFGGRG